The following proteins come from a genomic window of Sphingobium cloacae:
- the secA gene encoding preprotein translocase subunit SecA: MFGALAKSIFGSSNDRYVKSLGKTVDQIASFEPAISAMSDEELVAQTVKFRQQLAEGATLDDLLPEAFATVREAAKRTLGQRHYDVQMIGGIVLHRGEIAEMRTGEGKTLVATLATYLNALEGKGVHVVTVNDYLASRDCEWMGQVYRFLGLTTGVIVPNLSEDQRREAYNADITYATNNELGFDYLRDNMKYDRASMVQRPFNFAIVDEVDSILIDEARTPLIISGPTDDKSELYISVDAVVKQLVDADYEKDEKQRTVTLTEEGTEKIERMLEAAGLLQGANLYDFENTAVVHHVNQALRANVMFRRDIDYIVKDGKVVIIDEFTGRMMDGRRWSDGLHQAVEAKEGVNIEPENQTLASITFQNYFRMYPKLAGMTGTAATEATEFFEIYKMNVVTIPTNRPVQRVDEEDTFYKNLEDKFRGIARTIKEHAEQGQPVLVGTVSIEKSEMLSEFLNQEGVKHAVLNARFHEHEAHIVAQAGRKGAVTIATNMAGRGTDIKLGGNLEMRVEDELRDMPEGPERDAAIARIDAEIEAEKAEVLAAGGLFVLATERHESRRIDNQLRGRSGRQGDPGLSRFYLSLDDDLMRIFGPDTMFAKMIRSNLEDGEALPPSKWLSKAIETAQRKVEARNYDIRKQVVEYDDVMNDQRKVIYEQRADIMDADTVDDVVTDMRHETVNDLVGASCPPGTYPEQWNMARLKERTAEILGIEPDFDAWLAEDAVDPEMIEERLVALADEAVAEKIKEIDVADWHMIEKSILLQSLDHHWKEHLSTLDALRQVVHLRAYAQKTPINEYKQEAFALFERMLGNIREDVTGSIARVQFRLDQAPMPEFDLPVLPDFITTHIDPFSGEDNSADIDAGQTGGITTTIPRPPVGNAEAGEFTNLNISRNAPCPCGSGQKYKHCHGALA; the protein is encoded by the coding sequence CGCTCGGCCAGCGTCATTATGACGTGCAGATGATCGGCGGCATCGTCCTCCATCGCGGCGAGATCGCGGAAATGCGGACGGGCGAGGGCAAGACGCTCGTCGCCACGCTGGCGACCTATCTCAACGCGCTGGAAGGGAAGGGCGTTCATGTCGTCACCGTCAACGACTATCTGGCGTCGCGCGACTGCGAGTGGATGGGGCAGGTCTATCGCTTCCTGGGGCTGACGACGGGCGTCATCGTCCCCAATCTGAGCGAGGACCAGCGGCGCGAAGCCTATAATGCCGACATCACCTATGCGACGAACAACGAACTGGGCTTCGATTATCTGCGCGACAATATGAAATATGATCGCGCGTCCATGGTGCAGCGCCCGTTCAATTTCGCCATCGTCGACGAGGTGGACTCGATCCTGATCGACGAGGCGCGCACCCCTCTCATCATTTCCGGCCCTACGGACGACAAGTCGGAACTGTATATTTCGGTCGACGCGGTCGTGAAGCAGCTCGTCGATGCCGACTATGAGAAGGACGAGAAACAGCGCACGGTCACGCTGACCGAAGAGGGCACGGAAAAGATCGAGCGGATGCTGGAGGCGGCCGGGCTGTTGCAGGGCGCCAATCTCTACGACTTCGAGAATACCGCCGTCGTCCATCATGTGAATCAGGCGCTGCGGGCCAATGTGATGTTCCGCCGCGACATCGATTATATCGTGAAGGACGGCAAGGTCGTCATCATCGACGAGTTCACCGGCCGCATGATGGATGGCCGCCGCTGGTCCGACGGGCTGCATCAGGCGGTGGAGGCCAAGGAAGGCGTCAATATCGAGCCGGAGAACCAGACGCTAGCCTCCATCACCTTCCAGAATTATTTCCGCATGTATCCCAAGCTGGCGGGCATGACCGGCACGGCCGCGACGGAAGCGACGGAATTCTTCGAAATCTACAAGATGAACGTGGTCACCATCCCGACCAACCGCCCGGTGCAGCGCGTGGATGAGGAAGACACCTTCTACAAGAATCTGGAGGACAAGTTCCGGGGAATCGCCCGGACGATCAAGGAACATGCGGAACAGGGCCAGCCCGTGCTGGTTGGCACCGTCTCCATCGAAAAGTCCGAAATGCTGTCCGAATTCCTGAATCAGGAAGGGGTGAAGCACGCCGTGCTGAACGCTCGCTTCCACGAACATGAAGCGCATATCGTGGCGCAGGCCGGGCGCAAGGGCGCGGTCACCATCGCCACCAACATGGCGGGACGCGGCACCGACATCAAATTGGGCGGCAACCTGGAAATGCGCGTCGAGGACGAGCTTCGCGACATGCCGGAAGGCCCGGAGCGCGACGCCGCCATCGCCCGCATCGACGCGGAGATCGAAGCGGAAAAGGCCGAAGTGCTCGCGGCCGGCGGCCTGTTCGTGCTCGCGACGGAACGGCATGAAAGCCGCCGCATCGACAACCAGCTTCGCGGCCGTTCGGGCCGCCAGGGCGATCCGGGCCTGTCGCGCTTCTACCTCAGCCTTGACGACGACCTGATGCGCATCTTCGGGCCGGACACGATGTTCGCGAAGATGATCCGGTCGAATCTGGAGGATGGAGAGGCCCTGCCACCCTCCAAATGGCTGAGCAAGGCCATCGAAACGGCGCAGCGCAAGGTCGAGGCGCGCAATTACGACATCCGCAAGCAGGTCGTCGAATATGACGACGTGATGAACGACCAGCGCAAGGTCATCTACGAACAGCGCGCCGACATCATGGACGCCGATACGGTCGACGATGTGGTCACCGACATGCGGCATGAGACGGTCAACGATCTGGTTGGCGCCTCCTGCCCCCCCGGCACCTATCCCGAACAGTGGAACATGGCGCGCCTGAAGGAACGGACTGCGGAAATTCTGGGCATCGAACCGGATTTCGACGCATGGCTCGCCGAGGATGCGGTCGATCCGGAAATGATCGAGGAACGGCTTGTCGCGCTGGCCGACGAGGCGGTTGCGGAGAAAATCAAGGAGATCGACGTCGCCGACTGGCACATGATCGAAAAGAGCATCCTGCTCCAGAGCCTCGACCATCACTGGAAGGAGCATCTTTCCACATTGGACGCGCTCCGTCAGGTCGTGCATCTGCGCGCTTATGCCCAGAAAACGCCGATCAACGAGTATAAGCAGGAAGCCTTTGCCCTGTTCGAGCGGATGCTGGGCAACATCCGGGAAGATGTGACCGGCTCCATCGCCCGCGTCCAGTTCCGTCTGGATCAGGCGCCGATGCCGGAGTTCGACCTTCCCGTGCTCCCCGATTTCATCACCACGCACATCGATCCTTTTTCCGGCGAGGATAATAGCGCGGACATCGATGCGGGGCAGACGGGCGGCATCACGACCACCATTCCGCGTCCCCCCGTCGGCAATGCCGAAGCGGGCGAGTTCACGAACCTGAACATCAGCCGGAATGCGCCTTGTCCCTGCGGTTCCGGGCAGAAGTACAAGCATTGCCACGGGGCGCTGGCCTGA
- a CDS encoding GNAT family N-acetyltransferase, whose product MKTIQTDRLTIRNFRVGDAEALFAYLQKPSASCFFSLKLADLKAAEAEVLKRSGEDEYIAVCLKETGQLIGDLFVHYDPAWSDDQENPQQPDTVSVGWNFNPLFSGRGYAFEAAHALCADLFTRQRIRRIYAYVEDHNTSSRRLCEKLGMRQEGLFLEYVTFQNDSTGNPVYENTMQYAILLREWAQR is encoded by the coding sequence TTGAAAACGATCCAAACCGATCGTCTGACTATCAGGAATTTTCGCGTGGGTGATGCGGAGGCTTTGTTTGCCTACCTGCAAAAGCCATCTGCGAGTTGCTTCTTTTCGCTCAAGCTCGCAGACCTGAAGGCGGCTGAAGCCGAGGTTCTGAAACGCTCTGGCGAAGATGAGTATATCGCGGTTTGCCTCAAGGAAACCGGTCAACTCATAGGCGACCTATTCGTTCATTACGATCCCGCTTGGTCAGATGACCAGGAAAATCCTCAGCAACCCGACACGGTTTCCGTGGGTTGGAATTTCAATCCTCTCTTCAGTGGCCGAGGCTACGCATTCGAAGCGGCTCACGCCTTGTGCGCTGATTTATTCACGCGTCAAAGGATAAGGCGCATCTACGCTTATGTGGAGGACCACAACACCTCGTCTCGGCGGCTTTGCGAAAAGCTTGGTATGAGACAAGAGGGCTTGTTCCTGGAGTATGTGACGTTCCAAAACGACAGCACCGGGAATCCTGTCTACGAAAACACCATGCAATACGCGATTCTGCTGCGTGAGTGGGCTCAACGTTAG